Proteins encoded in a region of the Isoalcanivorax pacificus W11-5 genome:
- the proC gene encoding pyrroline-5-carboxylate reductase — protein sequence MAQQVIGFIGAGNMATSLVGGMIAKGIRPARIWMSDPSEARLTELARQHRVHTTPRNDELAQRCDALVLAVKPQVMAEVCASLKPHFGERAPLIISIAAGVTVDNLRTWLGDVPVIRTMPNTPALVQAGATGLFAGPGVTEEHRALANQIMGSVGLSFWFEQESELDVVTAVSGSGPAYFFLLMEAMINAGEQLGLDSRTARQLVLQTAWGAAQLAITSEQSPAVLREQVTSPGGTTAAALNVFEQAGLRDLVDQALTAPDRPANLQNSAPPRYYRAALLRVPGRHD from the coding sequence ATGGCTCAGCAAGTGATCGGTTTTATCGGTGCCGGCAACATGGCCACCAGCCTGGTGGGCGGCATGATCGCCAAGGGCATCCGCCCGGCGCGTATCTGGATGAGTGATCCGTCCGAGGCACGGCTGACGGAACTTGCCCGCCAGCACCGTGTGCACACCACCCCCCGCAACGACGAACTGGCGCAGCGCTGCGACGCGCTGGTACTGGCGGTGAAGCCGCAGGTGATGGCCGAAGTCTGCGCCAGCCTGAAGCCGCATTTCGGCGAGCGCGCACCGCTGATCATTTCCATTGCCGCCGGCGTCACCGTGGACAACCTGCGCACCTGGCTCGGCGATGTGCCGGTGATCCGCACCATGCCGAACACCCCGGCACTGGTGCAGGCCGGCGCCACCGGGCTGTTCGCCGGCCCCGGCGTGACCGAGGAGCACCGCGCGCTGGCCAACCAGATCATGGGCAGCGTCGGCCTGTCGTTCTGGTTCGAGCAGGAAAGTGAGCTGGATGTGGTTACCGCCGTGTCCGGCTCCGGGCCGGCCTATTTCTTCCTGCTGATGGAAGCCATGATCAACGCTGGCGAACAGCTCGGCCTGGACAGCCGCACCGCCCGCCAGCTGGTGCTGCAGACCGCCTGGGGCGCCGCACAACTGGCGATCACCAGCGAGCAGTCGCCGGCTGTCCTGCGCGAGCAGGTCACCTCACCGGGCGGCACCACGGCGGCAGCACTGAACGTGTTCGAGCAGGCCGGCCTGCGCGATCTGGTTGATCAGGCACTGACGGCGCCGGACCGGCCCGCGAACTTGCAAAATAGCGCCCCGCCCCGATACTACAGAGCAGCATTATTACGGGTGCCAGGGCGCCACGACTGA
- a CDS encoding glutathione S-transferase family protein, with translation MGLLVDGIWQDKWYDTDKTGGRFERSAAQFRNWVTADGSAGPQGKGGFRAEPGRYHLYVSLACPWAHRTLIFRELKGLQDMIDVSVAHPLMLGEGWTFETDFPGATGDRLNDLSRLYELYLKADDNYSGRVTVPVLWDRHQQTIASNESADIIRMFNSAFDEVGAKAGDYYPAPLRDEIDEVNSWVYDQVNNGVYKAGFATSQEAYDDAVTTLFDALDRLEQRLSRQRYLVGEQVTEADWRLFTTLVRFDPVYVTHFKCDRRRISDYPNLMNYVRDLYQTPGVAGTVNLAHIRNHYFRSHPTINKYGILPIGPEVTFDQPHDRGRF, from the coding sequence ATGGGATTGCTGGTCGACGGCATCTGGCAGGACAAGTGGTATGACACCGACAAGACCGGCGGGCGCTTTGAGCGCAGCGCGGCGCAGTTCCGCAACTGGGTGACCGCCGATGGCAGCGCCGGCCCGCAGGGCAAGGGCGGCTTCAGGGCGGAACCCGGCCGTTATCACCTGTATGTGTCGCTGGCCTGCCCCTGGGCGCATCGCACGCTGATTTTCCGCGAGCTGAAGGGCCTGCAGGACATGATCGATGTATCGGTGGCACATCCGCTGATGCTGGGCGAAGGCTGGACCTTCGAGACGGATTTCCCCGGCGCCACGGGCGACCGGCTCAATGATCTGTCACGGCTGTATGAACTGTACCTGAAGGCGGATGACAACTACTCCGGCCGGGTCACGGTGCCGGTCTTGTGGGACCGGCACCAGCAGACCATCGCAAGCAATGAATCGGCGGACATCATCCGCATGTTCAACAGCGCCTTTGATGAGGTGGGTGCGAAAGCGGGCGACTACTATCCCGCACCGCTGCGCGACGAGATCGATGAGGTGAACAGCTGGGTCTATGACCAGGTGAACAACGGCGTGTACAAGGCCGGGTTTGCCACCAGCCAGGAGGCTTACGACGATGCGGTGACGACGCTGTTCGACGCGCTCGACCGGCTTGAGCAACGATTGAGCCGCCAGCGCTATCTGGTCGGCGAGCAGGTGACCGAAGCGGACTGGCGCCTGTTCACTACGCTGGTGCGGTTTGATCCGGTGTATGTCACGCACTTCAAATGCGACCGGCGCCGGATCAGTGATTATCCGAACCTGATGAACTATGTCCGCGATCTGTACCAGACACCTGGCGTGGCCGGCACGGTGAACCTTGCGCACATTCGCAATCACTATTTCCGCAGCCACCCGACCATTAACAAGTACGGCATTTTACCCATCGGGCCGGAAGTGACGTTTGATCAGCCCCACGATCGCGGCCGCTTCTGA
- a CDS encoding DUF167 family protein, translated as MALLTRDGDDLLLSCYLQPRASRTEIIGEHDGALKIRLSAPPVDGAANAELIAFLAKLCGVPKQQVVIESGATGRRKRVRIRGVSDIPHALQGEP; from the coding sequence ATGGCCCTGCTGACGCGCGACGGTGACGACCTGTTGCTCAGTTGCTACCTGCAACCGCGCGCCAGCCGAACGGAAATCATCGGGGAACATGACGGTGCGCTGAAAATCCGCCTCAGCGCACCGCCGGTGGATGGCGCCGCCAACGCCGAGTTAATTGCCTTTCTGGCGAAGCTTTGCGGGGTACCGAAACAGCAGGTGGTGATCGAAAGCGGCGCCACCGGGCGGCGCAAGCGGGTCAGGATCCGGGGCGTCAGCGACATTCCCCATGCCCTTCAAGGTGAGCCGTAG
- a CDS encoding YggT family protein codes for MNPQGALSFLLGTAIDLYIFVLLTRFILQLVRADFYNPISQFIVKASNPVLVPLRKLVPANGNLDLASLVAVLLLVIGKVYLLLVLGGAGGMPPVAALLLYSLRTLAGLLLNYLFFAVLVRVILSWVAPDPYNPFTAIMIQITEPVMAPVRRILPSMGGLDLSPLIVLLIIQFMMILFAV; via the coding sequence ATGAATCCACAGGGAGCGCTTTCCTTCCTGCTCGGTACCGCCATTGATCTGTATATCTTTGTGCTGCTCACCCGCTTCATCCTGCAGCTGGTGCGGGCTGATTTCTATAATCCCATTTCCCAGTTCATCGTGAAGGCCAGCAACCCGGTGCTGGTGCCGCTGCGCAAGCTGGTCCCGGCCAACGGCAATCTGGACCTGGCCTCGCTGGTGGCGGTGCTGCTGCTGGTGATCGGCAAGGTCTACCTGCTGCTGGTGCTCGGTGGCGCCGGTGGCATGCCGCCGGTCGCGGCGCTGCTGCTGTATTCGCTGCGCACCCTGGCCGGCCTGTTGCTGAACTATCTGTTCTTCGCAGTACTGGTCCGCGTCATCCTCAGCTGGGTGGCGCCAGACCCGTACAACCCCTTCACCGCCATCATGATCCAGATCACCGAGCCGGTCATGGCGCCGGTGCGCCGCATCCTGCCGTCCATGGGCGGGCTGGACCTGAGTCCGCTGATCGTGTTGCTGATCATCCAGTTCATGATGATCCTGTTCGCTGTCTGA
- a CDS encoding LysR family transcriptional regulator, with translation MTEPKITLEQWRALLAVVDEGGYAAAAEALDKSQSAISYAIQKLETTLDLRAFALQGRKAVLTPAGELLYRRARALVNEAQALETAATHLAQRHEAEIRIAVEAIFPTWLMLECLAEFGQSFPDTRVELYETVLTGTDEALLEKRVDLAIAGRLPPGFLGNHLMRARFVPVAHPEHPLHQLDRELDFRDLRRFRQLVIRDSGNRRIDSGWLGSEQRWTLSHFATSIQAACSGQGFAWYPEWKIRNELDTGRLKMLPLREGAERFADLYLVFTDQDYAGPGVRHLGDILRRRVGALCREVEATGEQLRGEEGHG, from the coding sequence ATGACAGAACCGAAAATCACCCTGGAACAATGGCGGGCACTGCTGGCGGTGGTAGATGAGGGTGGCTACGCTGCGGCCGCCGAGGCGCTGGACAAGAGCCAGTCGGCCATCAGCTACGCCATCCAGAAGCTGGAGACCACACTGGACTTGCGTGCCTTTGCCCTGCAGGGTCGCAAGGCGGTGCTCACCCCCGCCGGCGAGTTGCTGTACCGTCGCGCCAGGGCACTGGTCAACGAGGCACAGGCGCTGGAAACGGCGGCCACCCACCTGGCGCAGCGGCATGAAGCGGAGATCCGCATTGCCGTGGAGGCCATCTTCCCCACCTGGCTCATGCTTGAGTGCCTGGCCGAATTTGGTCAGAGCTTCCCCGACACGCGGGTGGAGCTCTACGAAACGGTCCTCACCGGCACGGATGAAGCGCTGCTGGAAAAACGCGTCGACCTGGCCATTGCCGGCCGCTTGCCACCGGGCTTTCTGGGCAACCACCTGATGCGTGCCCGGTTCGTGCCGGTGGCACACCCGGAACATCCCTTGCATCAACTGGACCGCGAGCTGGATTTCCGTGACTTGCGCCGCTTCCGCCAATTGGTGATCCGCGATTCCGGCAACCGGCGCATCGACTCCGGCTGGCTCGGTTCCGAACAGCGCTGGACCCTGAGCCACTTCGCCACGTCCATCCAGGCGGCGTGCAGTGGCCAGGGCTTCGCCTGGTACCCGGAATGGAAAATCCGCAATGAGCTGGATACCGGCCGCCTGAAAATGCTGCCGTTGCGGGAAGGCGCCGAGCGCTTTGCGGACCTGTATCTGGTGTTCACCGATCAGGATTACGCCGGCCCCGGCGTCCGGCATCTCGGCGACATCCTGCGCCGCCGCGTGGGTGCCCTGTGTCGGGAAGTGGAAGCCACGGGCGAACAGCTGAGAGGAGAGGAAGGGCATGGCTGA
- a CDS encoding type IV pilus twitching motility protein PilT, with protein sequence MDITELLAFSAKNGASDLHLSAGLPPMIRVDGDVRRINLPPMEHKEVHALIYDIMNDKQRKDYEEFLETDFSFEVPGVARFRVNAFNQNRGAGAVFRTIPSKVLSMEDLGMGKVFQKIAETPRGIVLVTGPTGSGKSTTLAAMIDFINNTRYEHILTIEDPIEFVHESKKCLMNQREVHRDTLGFAEALRSALREDPDIILVGEMRDLETIRLALTAAETGHLVFGTLHTTSAAKTIDRVVDVFPAEEKSMVRSMLSESLQAVISQTLLKKNGGGRVAAHEIMIGTPAIRNLIREDKVAQMYSAIQTGAGLGMQTLDQCLQGLVQKGLISREAAREKAKTPDSF encoded by the coding sequence ATGGATATCACCGAACTGCTTGCCTTCAGCGCCAAGAACGGCGCGTCTGACCTTCACCTGTCGGCGGGCCTGCCGCCAATGATCCGGGTGGACGGCGACGTCCGCCGCATCAACCTGCCGCCGATGGAACACAAGGAAGTGCATGCGCTGATCTACGACATCATGAACGACAAGCAGCGCAAGGATTATGAAGAGTTCCTGGAAACCGACTTCTCGTTCGAGGTGCCCGGCGTGGCCCGCTTCCGGGTCAACGCCTTTAACCAGAACCGTGGCGCCGGCGCCGTATTCCGGACCATTCCGTCGAAGGTACTGTCGATGGAAGACCTAGGCATGGGCAAGGTGTTCCAGAAGATCGCCGAAACCCCGCGCGGCATCGTGCTGGTGACCGGGCCGACCGGCTCCGGCAAATCGACCACGCTGGCGGCCATGATCGACTTCATCAACAACACCCGCTACGAGCACATCCTGACCATCGAAGACCCGATCGAATTCGTGCACGAGTCGAAAAAGTGCCTGATGAACCAGCGGGAAGTGCACCGCGACACGCTGGGCTTCGCCGAAGCACTGCGCTCGGCGCTACGGGAAGACCCGGACATCATCCTGGTGGGTGAGATGCGCGACCTGGAAACCATCCGGCTGGCGCTGACCGCTGCGGAAACCGGGCACCTTGTGTTCGGCACCTTGCACACCACCTCCGCGGCGAAAACCATTGATCGGGTGGTGGACGTGTTCCCGGCGGAAGAAAAATCCATGGTGCGCTCGATGCTGTCGGAATCCCTGCAGGCGGTCATCTCGCAGACCCTGCTGAAGAAAAACGGCGGTGGCCGGGTGGCCGCGCACGAAATCATGATCGGCACCCCGGCGATCCGGAACCTGATCCGCGAGGACAAGGTGGCGCAGATGTATTCCGCCATCCAGACCGGCGCCGGCCTGGGTATGCAGACACTGGACCAGTGTCTGCAGGGGCTGGTGCAGAAAGGCCTGATCTCCCGCGAAGCGGCCCGCGAAAAAGCAAAAACGCCGGATTCCTTCTGA
- a CDS encoding NAD(P)H-dependent flavin oxidoreductase, with product MSCSFLGTALPLIQAPMAGSQDAALAVAVSTAGGLGSLPCAMLSAEALRIAVAQLQAMQRPYNLNFFSHTPTAPDAHREQQWRAALRPFYLEMGLDPENIPDAPGRQPFSAAIADIVAPFRPPVVSFHFGLPEPSLLREVKRWGSTVLSTATTVEEARWLAAHGADAIIAQGSEAGGHRGMFLTTDITTQMSTFALVPQIVAAVDVPVIAAGGIADAAGVRAALALGASAVQVGTAYLCCDEATTSAVHRAALLSETAMHTALTNLFSGRPARGIMNRLMRELGPMSDVPPAFPLASTAIAPLRAAAERMGSGDFSPLWAGQNVSGCKQLPAADITRALCQ from the coding sequence ATGTCCTGTTCCTTTCTGGGCACTGCACTGCCGCTGATACAGGCCCCCATGGCGGGCTCGCAGGATGCTGCACTGGCCGTCGCCGTCAGCACGGCGGGTGGCCTGGGTTCCCTGCCCTGCGCGATGCTGTCTGCCGAGGCATTGCGTATCGCAGTGGCGCAGTTGCAGGCCATGCAGCGCCCCTACAACCTGAACTTTTTCAGCCACACCCCGACAGCGCCGGACGCACACCGCGAACAACAGTGGCGTGCAGCATTGCGCCCCTTTTATCTTGAAATGGGGCTGGACCCCGAGAATATCCCTGACGCACCAGGCCGGCAGCCTTTCAGTGCGGCCATTGCCGATATTGTGGCGCCGTTCAGGCCGCCTGTGGTGAGTTTCCATTTTGGACTGCCCGAGCCATCGCTGCTGCGGGAAGTCAAACGCTGGGGCAGCACTGTGCTCAGCACCGCTACCACAGTGGAAGAGGCGCGTTGGCTGGCGGCCCACGGTGCCGACGCGATCATTGCGCAAGGCAGTGAGGCGGGTGGCCATCGTGGCATGTTCCTGACCACGGACATCACGACGCAGATGAGCACCTTTGCACTGGTGCCGCAGATCGTGGCGGCGGTAGACGTGCCGGTGATCGCGGCGGGAGGCATCGCCGATGCTGCCGGCGTGCGCGCGGCGCTGGCGCTGGGTGCCTCGGCAGTGCAGGTGGGCACGGCCTATCTCTGTTGCGATGAAGCAACGACCAGTGCGGTACATCGTGCGGCGTTGCTGAGTGAGACGGCCATGCACACGGCGCTCACGAATCTATTCAGTGGTCGGCCTGCGCGCGGCATCATGAACCGTCTGATGCGGGAGCTGGGACCCATGAGCGACGTACCGCCTGCCTTTCCGCTTGCCTCGACGGCGATCGCGCCGCTGCGTGCGGCGGCGGAGAGAATGGGCAGCGGTGATTTCTCGCCGCTGTGGGCAGGGCAGAATGTCTCGGGTTGCAAGCAATTGCCTGCCGCAGACATTACGCGGGCATTGTGCCAATAA
- the uvrD gene encoding DNA helicase II: MNDATDLLDELLDGLNPAQRDAVAADDPYLLVLAGAGSGKTRVLVHRIAFLVATEQASPYGILAVTFTNKAAAEMRGRIEQLLRMPASGMWVGTFHGIAHRLLRAHWQEAGLPDGFTILDSDDQLRLVKRVIRELGLDEQRWPARQAQWFINSQKDEGLRAAHMEPGGDLFLLTMQKIYTTYEEACARGGLVDFNELLLRALELIRDNDELRGHYQRRFRHILVDEFQDTNAIQYAWLQLLSGGGAAVTIVGDDDQSIYGWRGAKIENIQRLAKDFPGLRTIRLEQNYRSTGTILQAANAVIANNSDRLGKELWTEISEGEPIRVYTGFNEVDEARFIAGRVQKHQDEGISRSEMAVLYRSNAQSRVLEEAFLQAGIPYRIYGGQRFFERAEIRNALGYLRLLVNRDADAAFERVVNTPTRGIGDKTLDALRERARQAGQSLWRTALQMISDGSLPGRAASALGGFVSLIEQMTKDTQDLALWERTEHILAASGLLEFHANEKGEKGQQRVENLRELITATRQFGDEDVEDGADVLTAFLDHAALEAGERQAGEHDEAVQMMTLHSAKGLEFPVVFMAGLEEGLFPHQMSAEEPGRLAEERRLCYVGITRAMRQLYLTYAESRRLHGSETMNAPSRFLREIPAALLEEVRLRGGMSRPVAASSGSPVRGEEVGGYRLGMRVMHPKFGEGTILHFEGQGPNARLQINFDGAGSKWLVSQYARLEVI; encoded by the coding sequence ATGAATGATGCAACCGATCTACTTGATGAACTCCTGGATGGCCTGAACCCCGCGCAACGTGACGCCGTGGCGGCGGACGACCCGTATCTGCTGGTGCTGGCCGGTGCCGGCTCGGGCAAGACCCGTGTGCTGGTGCACCGGATTGCCTTTCTGGTGGCCACTGAGCAGGCCTCGCCATACGGCATTCTGGCCGTCACCTTTACCAACAAGGCCGCCGCCGAAATGCGCGGGCGCATTGAACAATTGTTGCGCATGCCGGCCTCCGGCATGTGGGTGGGCACCTTCCACGGCATCGCCCACCGGCTGCTGCGTGCCCATTGGCAGGAAGCCGGCCTGCCGGACGGCTTCACCATCCTTGATTCCGACGACCAGTTGCGGCTGGTGAAGCGGGTGATCCGTGAACTGGGCCTGGATGAACAGCGCTGGCCGGCACGCCAGGCGCAATGGTTCATCAACAGCCAGAAGGACGAGGGCCTGCGCGCCGCGCACATGGAGCCCGGCGGGGACCTGTTCCTGCTCACCATGCAGAAGATCTACACCACCTATGAAGAAGCCTGCGCCCGGGGCGGGCTGGTGGATTTCAACGAGCTGCTGCTGCGCGCGCTGGAGCTGATCCGCGACAACGACGAACTGCGTGGCCACTACCAGCGCCGTTTCCGGCATATCCTGGTGGACGAATTTCAGGACACCAACGCGATCCAGTACGCCTGGCTGCAACTGCTGTCCGGCGGCGGCGCGGCGGTGACGATCGTCGGGGACGATGACCAGTCCATCTACGGCTGGCGCGGTGCGAAGATCGAGAACATCCAGCGTCTGGCGAAAGATTTTCCCGGCCTGCGCACCATTCGCCTGGAACAGAACTACCGTTCCACAGGCACCATTCTGCAAGCCGCCAACGCGGTGATCGCCAACAATAGCGACCGGCTCGGCAAAGAGCTCTGGACCGAGATCAGCGAAGGCGAACCGATCCGTGTCTATACCGGCTTCAATGAGGTGGACGAGGCACGCTTTATCGCCGGCCGGGTGCAGAAACATCAGGATGAAGGCATCAGCCGCAGTGAGATGGCGGTGCTGTACCGTTCCAACGCCCAGTCGCGAGTGCTGGAAGAAGCCTTTCTGCAGGCCGGCATCCCGTACCGCATCTATGGCGGGCAGCGCTTCTTCGAGCGGGCTGAAATCCGCAATGCGCTGGGTTACCTGCGCCTGCTGGTGAACCGTGATGCCGACGCCGCCTTCGAGCGGGTGGTGAACACACCGACACGCGGCATCGGCGACAAGACCCTGGATGCCCTGCGCGAACGCGCCCGGCAGGCCGGCCAGAGCCTGTGGCGCACGGCGCTGCAGATGATCAGTGATGGCTCACTGCCGGGCCGCGCGGCCAGCGCACTGGGCGGTTTTGTGTCGCTGATCGAGCAGATGACAAAGGACACGCAGGATCTCGCGTTGTGGGAGCGCACCGAGCATATTCTTGCCGCCTCCGGGCTGCTGGAATTCCACGCCAACGAAAAGGGCGAGAAGGGCCAGCAACGGGTCGAGAACCTGCGCGAACTGATCACGGCCACACGTCAGTTCGGCGATGAGGACGTGGAAGATGGCGCCGACGTGCTGACCGCCTTCCTGGACCACGCTGCGCTGGAAGCGGGCGAGCGCCAGGCCGGCGAACACGATGAGGCGGTGCAGATGATGACGCTGCACTCGGCCAAGGGCCTGGAATTCCCGGTGGTGTTCATGGCCGGCCTGGAAGAGGGCCTGTTCCCGCACCAGATGTCCGCCGAGGAGCCTGGCCGGCTGGCGGAGGAGCGCCGGCTTTGCTACGTGGGGATTACCCGCGCCATGCGCCAGCTCTACCTCACCTATGCGGAAAGCCGCCGCCTGCACGGCAGCGAGACGATGAATGCGCCGTCGCGTTTCCTGCGCGAAATCCCGGCGGCGTTGCTGGAGGAAGTGCGTCTGCGCGGCGGCATGTCACGCCCGGTGGCGGCGTCCAGCGGCAGTCCGGTGCGCGGTGAGGAAGTGGGCGGCTATCGCCTGGGCATGCGGGTGATGCACCCGAAATTCGGCGAAGGGACCATTCTGCATTTTGAAGGGCAGGGGCCGAATGCGCGCTTGCAGATCAACTTCGATGGCGCCGGCAGCAAATGGCTGGTGAGCCAGTACGCCCGCCTGGAAGTCATCTGA
- a CDS encoding YggS family pyridoxal phosphate-dependent enzyme, with protein MDATRSDTLPARLDALQRRIRHSCEAAGRDPAAVTLLAVSKTRQAAEIRALAALGVTDIGENYLQEALSKQDALADLPLTWHFIGPIQSNKTRDIATRFDWVHSVDRDKVARRLNDQRPGHLPPLNVCLQINIDDEDSKSGMALEAVPALAAQIQALPNLRLRGLMTIPRADAADGNRAAFRVLAMTLSQLRHTIASLDTLSMGMSDDFEVAIAEGATLIRLGTALFGPRPAKH; from the coding sequence ATGGATGCTACCCGCTCTGACACGCTGCCCGCGCGGCTTGACGCCCTGCAACGCCGAATCCGTCACAGTTGCGAGGCGGCCGGCCGTGATCCGGCCGCTGTCACCCTGCTGGCGGTGAGCAAGACCCGGCAGGCTGCCGAGATCCGCGCCCTGGCGGCACTGGGTGTCACCGATATCGGCGAAAACTACCTGCAGGAAGCCCTGTCCAAGCAGGACGCCCTGGCTGACCTGCCCCTCACCTGGCATTTCATCGGGCCGATCCAGTCGAACAAGACCCGCGACATTGCCACCCGCTTCGACTGGGTGCACTCGGTGGACCGGGACAAGGTCGCCCGGCGACTGAACGACCAGCGGCCTGGCCACCTGCCGCCGCTGAATGTCTGCCTTCAGATCAATATTGATGACGAGGACAGCAAGAGCGGCATGGCCCTGGAGGCAGTGCCCGCCCTGGCCGCGCAGATCCAGGCGCTGCCGAACCTGCGACTGCGCGGATTGATGACGATCCCCCGTGCCGACGCCGCCGACGGCAACCGCGCAGCCTTTCGTGTCCTCGCCATGACACTGTCACAATTGCGTCATACCATAGCTTCTCTGGATACCCTGTCCATGGGCATGAGTGACGACTTCGAGGTCGCCATCGCCGAAGGTGCCACGCTGATCCGGCTGGGCACCGCGCTGTTTGGCCCCCGCCCCGCGAAGCACTGA
- a CDS encoding pirin family protein, giving the protein MTVRALRFVIPGMTTSDGAGVRLKRTLGQSQMARLDPFLMLDEFSSDDAADYIAGFPSHPHRGFETVTYMLDGHMLHEDHLGNRGDLTPGGVQWMTAGRGIIHSEMPQQTEGRMRGFQLWLNLPAKDKMKPADYRDIPAEDIPVTVRADGAEVKVIAGRLDDAAGPINGGDRNMATDPLYWDVSVRAGNSVTLPVPASHNAFIYVFEGSLRSGERDVPTHSAAILGDGDTLEAVAGEQGARFLLLAGKPLNEPVVQYGPFVMNTREEIEQALRDYRDGTLATPA; this is encoded by the coding sequence ATGACTGTTCGTGCACTGCGTTTTGTGATTCCCGGCATGACCACCAGCGATGGTGCTGGCGTACGCCTCAAGCGCACGCTCGGCCAGTCGCAAATGGCGCGGCTTGATCCGTTCCTGATGCTGGATGAGTTTTCCTCGGATGACGCGGCAGATTATATCGCCGGGTTTCCATCGCACCCGCATCGCGGTTTTGAAACGGTCACCTATATGCTAGACGGCCATATGCTGCACGAGGACCATCTGGGTAACCGTGGCGACCTGACCCCGGGCGGCGTGCAATGGATGACAGCCGGACGCGGTATCATCCATTCGGAAATGCCGCAGCAGACCGAAGGCCGCATGCGCGGCTTCCAGCTCTGGCTGAACCTGCCGGCCAAGGACAAGATGAAACCGGCGGATTACCGCGATATTCCGGCGGAGGACATTCCCGTCACGGTGCGCGCAGACGGCGCGGAGGTGAAAGTGATCGCTGGCCGCCTGGATGACGCCGCCGGCCCCATTAACGGCGGCGACCGCAACATGGCTACCGATCCGTTGTACTGGGATGTGAGCGTGCGCGCTGGCAATAGCGTCACATTGCCTGTGCCGGCCTCGCACAACGCCTTCATCTATGTCTTTGAAGGCAGCCTGCGCAGCGGTGAGCGTGATGTGCCCACGCACAGCGCGGCCATTCTTGGTGATGGCGATACGCTGGAAGCCGTCGCCGGTGAACAGGGCGCACGCTTCCTGCTGCTCGCCGGCAAGCCGTTGAATGAGCCGGTAGTGCAGTACGGCCCCTTCGTGATGAACACCCGCGAAGAAATCGAGCAGGCGTTACGGGATTATCGTGACGGCACACTGGCCACACCGGCCTGA
- a CDS encoding PilT/PilU family type 4a pilus ATPase — MEFEELLKIMVQKGGSDLFITAGVPPSMKIHGKVVPVTKTALTPDMTRDIVFGVMTEKQRKEFIESKECNFAISARGIGRFRVSAFYQRNLVGMVIRRIEVKIPSVDELRLPPVIKDLAMTKRGLVIFVGATGTGKSTSLASMIGHRNRNSKGHIISIEDPIEFIHQHQGCIVTQREVGLDTDSFEIALKNTLRQAPDVILIGEIRSREVMDYAIAFAETGHLCLATLHANNANQALDRIIHFFPADRHGQLYMDLSLNLRGIVAQQLIATPDGKGRRAVIEVLLNTPLMADHIRKGEVHLLKELMKKSRDLGMQTFDQALYDLYTQGEITYEDAMMHADAPNDLRLMIKLGAETSSSSLDSATRGLSIEDTE, encoded by the coding sequence ATGGAATTTGAAGAACTCCTGAAAATCATGGTGCAGAAGGGCGGCTCGGATCTGTTTATCACCGCCGGCGTGCCACCTTCGATGAAAATCCACGGCAAGGTGGTGCCCGTTACCAAAACGGCACTGACACCGGACATGACGCGCGACATCGTATTCGGCGTGATGACCGAGAAACAGCGCAAGGAGTTCATCGAAAGCAAGGAATGCAACTTCGCCATCTCGGCGCGCGGTATCGGCCGCTTCCGGGTCAGCGCCTTCTACCAGCGCAACCTGGTCGGCATGGTGATCCGCCGCATCGAAGTGAAAATCCCGTCCGTGGACGAGCTGCGCCTGCCGCCGGTGATCAAGGACCTGGCGATGACCAAGCGCGGCCTGGTGATATTCGTGGGTGCCACCGGCACCGGTAAATCGACCTCGCTGGCGTCCATGATTGGCCACCGCAACCGCAATTCCAAAGGCCATATCATCTCCATCGAAGACCCGATCGAATTCATTCACCAGCACCAGGGTTGCATCGTCACCCAGCGTGAAGTGGGTCTGGACACGGATTCCTTCGAGATCGCCCTGAAGAACACTCTGCGCCAGGCGCCGGACGTCATCCTGATCGGCGAGATCCGCTCCCGCGAGGTAATGGACTACGCCATCGCCTTCGCCGAAACCGGCCACCTGTGCCTGGCCACACTGCACGCCAACAACGCCAACCAGGCGCTGGACCGCATCATCCACTTCTTCCCCGCCGACCGGCACGGCCAGCTCTACATGGACCTGTCGCTGAACCTGCGCGGCATCGTGGCACAGCAACTGATTGCCACCCCGGACGGCAAGGGCCGCCGCGCGGTGATCGAAGTACTGTTGAACACGCCGCTGATGGCGGACCACATCCGCAAGGGCGAAGTGCATCTCTTGAAAGAGCTGATGAAAAAGTCCCGCGACCTCGGCATGCAGACCTTCGACCAGGCGCTCTATGATCTCTACACCCAGGGCGAGATCACCTACGAAGACGCCATGATGCACGCCGACGCGCCGAACGACCTGCGCCTGATGATCAAGCTGGGGGCGGAGACCAGTTCCAGTTCGCTGGATTCGGCGACGCGCGGGTTGTCGATCGAAGATACCGAGTAA